A genomic segment from Amycolatopsis camponoti encodes:
- the whiA gene encoding DNA-binding protein WhiA → MAMTAAVKDELSRLEITKIGPRRAEVASLLRFAGGLHIVAGRVVVEAELDTGSVARRLRKEIHELYGHHSDVHVITASGGLRKGTRYVVRVVKDGEGLARQTGLIDQRGRPVRGLPAAVVSGGVADAEAAWRGAFLAHGSLTEPGRSSSLEVTCPGPEAALALVGAARRMGIQAKSREVRGADRVVVRDGDAIGALLTRLGAHTSVLQWEERRMRREVRATANRLANFDDANLRRSARAAVAAAARVERALEILGDTAPDHLLAAGKLRLSNRQASLEELGQLSDPQMTKDAVAGRIRRLLAMADKRAKDLNIPDTESAVTPEMLEEDDEA, encoded by the coding sequence ATGGCGATGACCGCCGCGGTGAAGGACGAGCTGAGCCGGCTGGAGATCACGAAGATCGGGCCGCGCCGGGCGGAGGTCGCGTCGCTGCTTCGCTTCGCCGGCGGCCTGCACATCGTGGCCGGCCGGGTGGTCGTGGAAGCGGAGCTGGACACGGGCTCGGTCGCGCGACGGCTGCGCAAGGAGATCCACGAGCTGTACGGCCACCATTCGGACGTCCACGTCATCACGGCCAGCGGCGGGCTGCGCAAGGGCACCCGGTACGTCGTGCGCGTGGTCAAGGACGGGGAAGGCCTGGCCCGCCAGACCGGGCTGATCGACCAGCGCGGCCGTCCGGTGCGCGGGCTGCCCGCGGCCGTGGTGTCCGGGGGAGTGGCCGACGCGGAAGCGGCGTGGCGGGGCGCGTTCCTCGCGCACGGCTCCCTGACGGAACCGGGCCGCTCGTCGTCGCTCGAAGTGACCTGCCCGGGCCCGGAGGCGGCGCTGGCGCTCGTCGGCGCGGCGCGCCGGATGGGTATCCAGGCGAAGTCGCGCGAGGTCCGCGGGGCCGACCGCGTGGTGGTCCGCGACGGCGACGCGATCGGCGCGCTGCTGACCCGCCTGGGTGCGCACACGAGCGTCCTGCAGTGGGAAGAGCGGCGCATGCGCCGCGAAGTCCGCGCGACGGCGAACCGCCTGGCCAACTTCGACGACGCGAACCTGCGCCGCTCGGCCCGCGCCGCGGTGGCGGCGGCGGCCCGCGTGGAGCGAGCACTGGAGATCCTCGGCGACACGGCCCCGGACCACCTCCTGGCGGCGGGCAAGCTGCGCCTGTCGAACCGGCAGGCGTCCCTGGAGGAGCTGGGCCAGCTGTCGGACCCGCAGATGACGAAGGACGCGGTCGCCGGCCGCATCCGCCGCCTGCTGGCGATGGCGGACAAGCGCGCCAAGGACCTGAACATCCCGGACACGGAGTCCGCGGTCACCCCGGAGATGCTCGAAGAAGACGACGAGGCCTGA
- a CDS encoding glucosyl-3-phosphoglycerate synthase, protein MRTSRNSNDRAQLQVSPEVGTWLARRSSRADDWTAEQLVEAKRGTTVSVVIPARNEETTVGAIVTAIREELCEHHRLVDEILVVDSHSTDATAEVAAAAGARVVAQDAVFPALDGLQGKGEALWKGVAATTGDLVVFVDGDLYDFTTDYVTGLLGPLLTDPSVAYVKGFYHRPLNGAAGSEPEGGGRVTELVARPLINMFWPELSGFVQPLAGEYAGRREVLESIPFVVNYGVEIGHLIDLLELRGLDALAQVDLGHRVHRHQSTQALGRMSGQIMQTLFDRLERYGRLVTAIPPATILAQFQRGTSADGVERELVLTDLTSPQRPPLASLPVTLRPENELDLQDTA, encoded by the coding sequence ATGCGCACGAGCCGGAACAGCAATGACCGCGCGCAGCTGCAGGTGTCGCCGGAGGTCGGCACCTGGCTCGCCCGGCGCAGCAGCAGGGCCGACGACTGGACCGCGGAACAGCTGGTCGAGGCCAAACGCGGCACGACCGTCTCGGTGGTCATCCCCGCGCGCAACGAGGAAACGACGGTCGGCGCGATCGTCACCGCCATCCGCGAAGAACTCTGCGAACACCACCGGCTCGTCGACGAGATCCTGGTCGTCGACAGCCACTCGACCGACGCCACCGCCGAGGTGGCCGCCGCGGCCGGCGCGCGTGTCGTCGCGCAGGACGCCGTGTTCCCGGCCCTGGACGGTCTGCAGGGCAAGGGCGAGGCCCTGTGGAAGGGCGTCGCGGCGACGACCGGCGACCTCGTGGTCTTCGTCGACGGCGATCTCTACGACTTCACCACCGACTACGTCACCGGGCTGCTCGGCCCGCTGCTCACCGACCCGTCGGTGGCCTACGTCAAGGGCTTCTACCACCGCCCGCTCAACGGCGCGGCGGGCAGCGAGCCCGAGGGTGGCGGCCGCGTCACCGAACTCGTCGCGCGGCCGCTGATCAACATGTTCTGGCCCGAGCTGTCGGGCTTCGTCCAGCCGCTGGCGGGCGAGTACGCGGGCCGGCGCGAGGTGCTCGAGAGCATCCCGTTCGTCGTGAACTACGGCGTCGAGATCGGCCACCTGATCGACCTGCTGGAACTGCGCGGCCTGGACGCGCTCGCCCAGGTCGACCTGGGCCACCGCGTGCACCGCCACCAGAGCACGCAGGCACTGGGCCGGATGTCGGGGCAGATCATGCAAACCCTGTTCGACCGCCTGGAACGCTACGGCCGCCTGGTGACGGCCATCCCGCCGGCGACGATCCTGGCGCAGTTCCAGCGCGGCACGTCGGCGGACGGCGTCGAGCGGGAACTGGTGCTGACGGACCTGACGTCCCCGCAGCGCCCGCCGCTGGCGAGCCTGCCGGTGACGCTGCGCCCGGAGAACGAGCTGGACCTGCAGGACACCGCGTAG
- a CDS encoding transporter substrate-binding domain-containing protein: MHKRSLALTSAVLAIAAATTTAAITLHPGSAPDPTQTAAARPSAAPLVAVSGPELWPVAGKTLRVGFNGEIPGWSYPGTDPKGFDVDLADYLAEQFHFTVVPVALTPYDREGALLRGDVDLVIANYSMDGTSTTDPTKNRRDLIDFAGPYFVDRSGQMVDRDKLAAITGQTRLLDSEHTCVTKGTTAADKLGARAKDTLAECLDPFLDVDDRQFDAVETDEAILLSVANFKKAKVDPAYWDNGSLVNPKEFYGVGMRKSDSKACIQFTTKIQEFVNSATWQASYDALHIETTIPHRPERTDHAYC; encoded by the coding sequence ATGCACAAACGCTCACTCGCCCTGACTTCGGCCGTGCTGGCGATCGCGGCGGCCACGACCACCGCGGCGATCACCTTGCACCCCGGCTCGGCCCCGGACCCCACGCAGACCGCCGCGGCCCGGCCGTCGGCCGCGCCCCTGGTCGCCGTCTCCGGACCCGAACTGTGGCCCGTCGCCGGCAAGACCCTGCGGGTCGGGTTCAACGGCGAGATCCCGGGGTGGAGCTACCCGGGCACCGACCCGAAGGGTTTCGACGTCGACCTGGCGGACTACCTCGCCGAGCAGTTCCACTTCACGGTCGTGCCGGTGGCGCTCACCCCGTACGACCGGGAAGGCGCCCTGCTGCGCGGCGACGTCGACCTGGTCATCGCGAACTACTCGATGGACGGGACCAGCACGACCGACCCCACGAAGAACCGCCGGGACCTCATCGACTTCGCCGGGCCCTACTTCGTCGACCGGTCGGGGCAGATGGTCGACCGCGACAAGCTGGCGGCCATCACCGGCCAGACCAGGCTGCTCGACTCCGAGCACACCTGCGTGACCAAGGGGACCACGGCCGCGGACAAGCTCGGCGCCCGGGCGAAGGACACCCTCGCCGAGTGCCTGGACCCCTTCCTCGACGTCGACGACCGGCAGTTCGACGCCGTGGAGACCGACGAAGCGATCCTCCTGTCCGTCGCCAACTTCAAGAAGGCCAAGGTCGACCCCGCCTACTGGGACAACGGTTCCCTGGTCAACCCGAAGGAGTTCTACGGAGTGGGCATGCGCAAGAGCGACTCGAAGGCGTGCATCCAGTTCACCACGAAGATCCAGGAATTCGTGAACTCGGCGACCTGGCAAGCCTCCTACGACGCCCTGCACATCGAGACGACCATTCCGCATCGGCCGGAGCGCACGGACCACGCGTACTGCTGA
- a CDS encoding caspase, EACC1-associated type, whose translation MRLPVPESSHAVLIGTTTYSGSFAEQPLPAVANNVADLAAVLTDEQYGGFLAENCTPVLDEDDRNAILRAVRAAAARATDVLLVYLSGHAAPKELSSNELHLPLPSTDDLGEDFWWNHALPYSDIRRIVRDSQAACRMIVIDTCFSGRALAEAMGKADGEAFVISGSYVLASAGSNIHAVAPAGARHTAFTGVLIDLLTNGIDDPSPELSLPRIFPRLRQALLAAGYPEPDHTATKTVDQKAVVRNRAALIARDLAPDVVTDLGSDVNTIIVRGLRRLEDLYGQGTRSVRDRVRSEVLRFLDHDSKIVSQEAGRLYDLIRAWEDAPGADDEPKRPGRVRRALADPWLGASAVVLALVAGTVLWSTGLSAGLACAVAAPLGLLGYATAIAVAVVSTPPEKD comes from the coding sequence ATGCGCCTTCCCGTTCCTGAGTCCTCGCACGCCGTCCTCATCGGCACGACCACGTACTCGGGCTCGTTCGCCGAGCAGCCATTGCCGGCCGTGGCCAACAACGTCGCGGACCTCGCGGCCGTGCTCACCGACGAGCAGTACGGCGGTTTCCTCGCGGAGAACTGCACGCCGGTGCTGGACGAGGACGACCGCAACGCGATCCTGCGGGCGGTCCGCGCCGCCGCGGCGCGGGCCACCGACGTCCTGCTGGTCTACCTCAGCGGGCACGCCGCGCCCAAGGAACTGTCGAGCAACGAGCTTCACCTGCCCCTGCCGAGCACGGACGACCTCGGCGAAGACTTCTGGTGGAACCACGCGCTGCCGTACTCCGACATCCGCCGGATCGTCCGGGACAGCCAGGCGGCGTGCCGGATGATCGTCATCGACACCTGCTTCAGCGGCCGGGCACTGGCCGAAGCGATGGGCAAGGCGGACGGGGAGGCGTTCGTCATCTCCGGCTCGTACGTGCTGGCCTCGGCCGGCAGCAACATCCACGCCGTCGCCCCGGCCGGAGCCCGGCACACCGCGTTCACGGGCGTCCTCATCGACCTGCTGACCAACGGCATCGACGACCCGTCGCCCGAACTGTCGCTGCCCCGGATCTTCCCCCGGCTGCGCCAGGCCCTGCTGGCGGCCGGGTACCCGGAACCGGACCACACCGCGACCAAGACGGTCGACCAGAAGGCCGTGGTCCGCAACCGGGCCGCGCTCATCGCGCGCGACCTGGCGCCCGACGTCGTCACCGACCTGGGCAGCGACGTCAACACGATCATCGTGCGCGGCCTGCGGCGCCTGGAAGACCTCTACGGCCAGGGCACCCGCTCGGTGCGCGACCGGGTCCGGTCGGAGGTCCTGCGGTTCCTCGACCACGACAGCAAGATCGTCTCGCAGGAGGCCGGGCGCCTCTACGACCTCATCCGCGCTTGGGAGGACGCCCCGGGCGCGGACGACGAGCCGAAGCGCCCCGGACGCGTACGCCGGGCGCTGGCCGACCCGTGGCTGGGCGCGTCCGCGGTGGTCCTGGCGCTCGTCGCGGGCACGGTCCTGTGGTCGACCGGCCTGTCCGCCGGGCTCGCGTGCGCGGTGGCGGCCCCGCTCGGGCTGCTCGGCTACGCGACCGCGATCGCGGTCGCCGTGGTCTCCACTCCTCCCGAGAAAGACTGA
- a CDS encoding effector-associated constant component EACC1: MTIAITFEGSTGPDDLPGWLALEEDLRGRLRTTSGRATPETMGWEVVVAAAIAAVPVLARSVCGYLVERDRLRKGDLLLSYTAEDGREVHVRLTRATEPAALAETLLVHRSVTISENADAPSRS; encoded by the coding sequence GTGACGATCGCCATCACCTTCGAAGGCAGTACCGGCCCCGACGATCTCCCGGGATGGCTGGCCCTGGAAGAGGATCTGCGCGGCCGGCTCCGGACGACGTCCGGCCGGGCGACCCCCGAAACCATGGGCTGGGAAGTGGTGGTCGCGGCGGCGATCGCCGCGGTGCCCGTCCTGGCGCGCTCGGTCTGCGGGTACCTGGTCGAACGCGACCGGCTGCGGAAGGGTGACCTGCTTCTCTCCTACACCGCCGAAGACGGCCGAGAGGTGCACGTCCGCCTCACCCGCGCCACCGAGCCGGCCGCGCTGGCCGAGACCCTCCTGGTGCACCGGTCGGTGACCATCAGCGAGAACGCCGATGCGCCTTCCCGTTCCTGA
- a CDS encoding sterol desaturase family protein yields MAEFLAHLRDPVLFAIPVFVLFVAIEIVAVHVLGHDDNVLGYSPADTRTSMLMGTVAVGVNALFRLVMLFVFATLFELAPVKLDPRDWWTWVLMLLGQELVFYAYHRASHRVRLLWAGHQVHHSSEHYNFSTALRQKWTPYFQLPFWSVLALCGIPPWMILTGLSIDLVYQFFVHTEKIGKLPRWFEYVFNTPSHHRVHHGSDAEYLDANYGGIFIVWDRLFGSFVPEGKRPTYGLTKNIETYNLLRVGFHEYGSILRDLRAARTWRERAGYLLGPPGWQPAGTHALANAE; encoded by the coding sequence GTGGCCGAGTTCCTGGCGCACCTGCGCGACCCCGTGCTGTTCGCGATCCCGGTGTTCGTGCTGTTCGTGGCGATCGAGATCGTCGCGGTGCACGTGCTCGGGCACGACGACAACGTCCTCGGCTACAGCCCGGCCGACACCCGCACGAGCATGCTGATGGGCACCGTCGCGGTCGGCGTCAACGCGCTGTTCCGGCTGGTGATGCTCTTCGTGTTCGCCACGCTGTTCGAGCTCGCGCCGGTCAAGCTCGACCCGCGCGACTGGTGGACGTGGGTGCTCATGCTGCTCGGCCAGGAGCTGGTCTTCTACGCCTACCACCGCGCCAGCCACCGCGTGCGGCTGCTGTGGGCCGGACACCAGGTGCACCACTCCAGCGAGCACTACAACTTCTCGACGGCGCTGCGCCAGAAGTGGACCCCGTACTTCCAGCTGCCGTTCTGGTCGGTGCTGGCGTTGTGCGGGATCCCGCCGTGGATGATCCTGACCGGGCTCTCGATCGACCTCGTCTACCAGTTCTTCGTGCACACCGAGAAGATCGGGAAGCTGCCGCGCTGGTTCGAGTACGTCTTCAACACTCCCTCGCACCACCGCGTCCACCACGGCAGCGACGCCGAGTACCTCGACGCGAACTACGGCGGGATCTTCATCGTGTGGGACCGGCTGTTCGGCAGCTTCGTGCCCGAAGGCAAGCGCCCCACCTACGGGCTGACGAAGAACATCGAGACGTACAACCTGCTCCGGGTCGGCTTCCACGAGTACGGCTCGATCCTGCGCGACCTCCGCGCGGCCCGGACGTGGCGCGAGCGCGCGGGCTACCTGCTCGGCCCGCCCGGGTGGCAGCCCGCCGGAACCCACGCGCTCGCGAACGCCGAGTGA
- a CDS encoding TetR/AcrR family transcriptional regulator: MTESRAVGTKGMPREEREAQLVVAGTEEFGRAGYAGASMVEIARRVGVTKPLLYQYFGSKDGLYLACLHRAGDRLTEGVATTMAAGGDPDQMPLKVLSAIFTTFDHDRYAWRLLRDATVPATGGIATAAADYRRRLDAFALLGATQLMTSRGLADPVDIEAIAQVWTGVVDSLISWWIDRPDEDAVAMTSRCARIMEGLFGW; encoded by the coding sequence GTGACGGAGTCAAGGGCGGTCGGGACCAAGGGGATGCCCCGCGAAGAGCGCGAGGCCCAGCTCGTCGTGGCCGGCACCGAGGAGTTCGGCCGGGCGGGCTACGCGGGCGCGTCGATGGTCGAGATCGCGCGCCGGGTCGGCGTCACGAAGCCGTTGCTGTACCAGTACTTCGGCTCGAAGGACGGCCTCTACCTGGCCTGCCTGCACCGCGCGGGCGACCGCCTCACCGAGGGCGTCGCGACGACCATGGCGGCCGGCGGCGACCCCGACCAGATGCCGCTGAAGGTGCTTTCGGCGATCTTCACGACGTTCGACCACGACCGGTACGCGTGGCGCCTGCTGCGCGACGCGACGGTGCCGGCGACGGGCGGCATCGCGACCGCGGCGGCGGACTACCGGCGGCGCCTGGACGCGTTCGCCCTGCTCGGCGCGACGCAGCTGATGACGTCGCGCGGGCTTGCCGACCCCGTGGACATCGAAGCCATCGCGCAGGTCTGGACGGGCGTGGTCGACTCGCTGATCAGCTGGTGGATCGACCGTCCGGACGAAGACGCCGTGGCGATGACTTCCCGGTGCGCGCGCATCATGGAGGGCCTGTTCGGCTGGTGA
- a CDS encoding PQQ-dependent sugar dehydrogenase, which yields MAPRPPWRVVLAGTAVAALGLTALSPVSAFAADTDYESESAVISQGVVESNHAGYSGTGFVNFDNVVGSYVEYSVNAAQAGTHTLTFRYANGTADNRPVKLVVDGGDKGTVDFPGTGAWTTWKTATASVQLTAGVNKIRTTATTANGGPNADKLTDTFVAPTDGEPPTPPSNLKASDILPTAATFSWTAATDNVGVVRYEINRGGNILKTVDGNTTSATVTNLTPNTAYDISVGAFDAAGNPSQQSNVVTFTTPPSDDTTPPTVPGNLRSTGVTANSVSLAWNASTDNGGTVAGYDVFQGATKVATTTSLGTTVTNLDPSTSYTFTVKARDPDGNSSAASNAVTAKTSAPGGAGGIPEYDKDIAKVDLGWAVDFLPNGNALVTERDRFEVLLVTPSGQKTTLGKVPGAVGTNGEGGLLGLAISPNWSTDHAIYLYHTASGDNRIVKMTYDGTTLSSTSTPVLTGIAKNRYHNGGRIKFGPDGKLYATVGDAKNSDNAQNKSSLNGKILRLNPDGSAPSDNPFYATGGNARYVWSYGHRNPQGLAWDSRGQLWAAEFGESSQDELNLIQKGGNFGWPSCEGTQGSCSGFIAPKKTWSTSQAGPSGVEIVNDWIYIAGVTGEQMFATQINAAGTGVGTVSTLFSGRWGRLRSVTKSPDGGLWLTSTNNDKNGGTPSVLDNVIVRLKFPGGTTPGGFKLTSSAFADNATIPDKYTCAGDGTAGQDPSPPLSWGESTGAKAYAIVFADVANSGNKLHWAIWDVPAATKSLPEGLGAGYTVPNQGGAKQKAMGSGANAQKFFGPCPGGSSHPYTFTLYALNTATVPGLTSSSTMAQVETAIKGASTASVVLRGKSSAAAA from the coding sequence GTGGCACCCCGTCCACCGTGGCGCGTGGTACTGGCCGGTACCGCCGTCGCGGCGCTCGGCCTCACCGCGCTCAGTCCGGTAAGCGCTTTCGCGGCCGATACCGACTACGAGTCCGAGAGCGCCGTCATTTCCCAGGGCGTCGTCGAGTCGAACCACGCCGGCTACTCCGGCACCGGGTTCGTCAACTTCGACAACGTCGTCGGCAGCTATGTCGAATACTCCGTGAACGCCGCGCAGGCGGGCACGCACACCCTGACCTTCCGCTACGCCAACGGAACCGCCGACAACCGGCCCGTGAAGCTGGTCGTCGACGGCGGCGACAAGGGCACTGTCGACTTCCCCGGCACCGGCGCGTGGACGACGTGGAAGACCGCCACCGCGAGCGTGCAGCTGACCGCCGGGGTCAACAAGATCCGCACCACGGCGACCACCGCGAACGGCGGCCCGAACGCGGACAAGCTCACCGACACCTTCGTCGCGCCGACCGACGGCGAACCGCCGACGCCGCCGTCGAACCTCAAGGCGAGCGACATCCTCCCCACCGCCGCGACGTTCTCCTGGACCGCCGCGACCGACAACGTCGGCGTCGTGCGCTACGAGATCAACCGTGGTGGCAACATCCTCAAGACCGTCGACGGGAACACGACGTCGGCGACGGTGACCAACCTGACCCCGAACACCGCCTACGACATCTCGGTCGGCGCGTTCGACGCGGCGGGCAACCCGTCGCAGCAGAGCAACGTGGTCACCTTCACCACGCCGCCGAGCGACGACACCACCCCGCCGACCGTGCCGGGCAACTTGCGCTCCACCGGCGTCACCGCGAACAGCGTTTCCCTGGCGTGGAACGCTTCCACCGACAACGGCGGCACGGTCGCCGGGTACGACGTCTTCCAGGGCGCCACGAAGGTCGCGACCACGACGTCGCTCGGCACGACCGTGACGAACCTGGACCCGAGCACCTCCTACACCTTCACGGTCAAGGCGCGCGACCCCGACGGCAACAGCTCCGCGGCGAGCAACGCGGTCACCGCCAAGACGTCCGCTCCGGGCGGCGCAGGGGGCATCCCGGAGTACGACAAGGACATCGCGAAGGTCGACCTCGGCTGGGCGGTGGACTTCCTGCCGAACGGCAACGCGCTGGTGACCGAGCGGGACCGGTTCGAGGTCCTGCTGGTGACGCCGTCCGGCCAGAAGACCACGCTGGGCAAGGTGCCGGGCGCGGTCGGCACCAACGGCGAAGGCGGCCTACTGGGCCTGGCGATATCGCCGAACTGGTCCACCGACCACGCGATCTACCTGTACCACACGGCGTCCGGCGACAACCGGATCGTGAAGATGACCTACGACGGCACCACGCTCTCCTCGACGTCGACACCGGTGCTGACCGGGATCGCGAAGAACCGCTACCACAACGGCGGGCGGATCAAGTTCGGTCCGGACGGCAAGCTGTACGCCACCGTCGGCGACGCGAAGAACAGTGACAACGCCCAGAACAAGAGCTCGCTCAACGGGAAGATCCTCCGGCTCAACCCGGACGGTTCGGCGCCGAGCGACAACCCGTTCTACGCCACCGGCGGCAACGCCCGGTACGTCTGGAGCTACGGCCACCGCAACCCGCAGGGCCTGGCCTGGGACTCCCGCGGCCAGCTGTGGGCGGCGGAGTTCGGCGAGAGCAGCCAGGACGAGCTCAACCTGATCCAGAAGGGCGGCAACTTCGGCTGGCCGAGCTGCGAAGGCACGCAGGGCAGCTGCAGCGGCTTCATCGCCCCGAAGAAGACGTGGTCGACGTCGCAGGCCGGGCCGTCGGGCGTCGAGATCGTCAACGACTGGATCTACATCGCCGGCGTCACCGGCGAGCAGATGTTCGCGACGCAGATCAACGCGGCGGGCACCGGCGTCGGCACCGTGTCGACCCTGTTCTCCGGCCGCTGGGGCCGGCTGCGCTCGGTCACGAAGTCCCCGGACGGCGGGCTGTGGCTGACGTCGACGAACAACGACAAGAACGGCGGCACGCCGTCGGTGCTGGACAACGTGATCGTGCGGCTCAAGTTCCCCGGCGGGACCACGCCGGGTGGCTTCAAGCTGACCAGCTCCGCCTTCGCCGACAACGCCACCATCCCGGACAAGTACACCTGCGCCGGGGACGGCACGGCGGGCCAGGACCCGTCGCCGCCGCTCTCGTGGGGCGAGTCCACGGGCGCGAAGGCCTACGCCATCGTGTTCGCCGACGTCGCCAACAGCGGCAACAAGCTGCACTGGGCGATCTGGGACGTCCCGGCCGCCACGAAGTCGCTGCCGGAGGGTCTCGGGGCGGGCTACACCGTGCCGAACCAGGGTGGCGCCAAGCAGAAGGCGATGGGCAGCGGGGCGAACGCGCAGAAGTTCTTCGGTCCCTGCCCGGGCGGCTCCAGCCACCCGTACACGTTCACGCTCTACGCCCTGAACACCGCGACGGTCCCCGGCCTGACCTCGTCTTCGACGATGGCCCAGGTGGAGACGGCGATCAAGGGCGCGTCGACGGCCAGCGTGGTGCTGCGCGGCAAGTCCAGCGCGGCGGCGGCCTAG
- a CDS encoding coproporphyrinogen III oxidase has translation MLSGEDSRRDAVKAIMSSGRRELVAELERLDGGARFGRGRASLLEDGDVFERAGISVTTADDGGFFTSGLSVVVHPRSPYVPGFQAHFRYCESEDTWWFGGTVELLPCYGFAEDAAHFHRVLKQHCDTLDPAFHAQAKRTADDRFRLPHRDEPHGLGGIAFDHLRPAGPHGWRRGAAFTAAGIATIAPAYLPIVRRRRDLPHGDRERQWQLHRRGRYVEAALFRAASAGRADAEAILLALPPMARWESGFTPEPGSPEAELAAFLVPRDWAGETAATVG, from the coding sequence ATGCTTTCGGGTGAGGACAGCAGACGTGACGCCGTCAAGGCGATCATGAGCTCCGGCCGGCGCGAGCTGGTCGCGGAGCTGGAACGCCTCGACGGCGGAGCCCGGTTCGGCCGGGGCCGCGCGAGCCTGCTGGAAGACGGCGACGTCTTCGAGCGCGCCGGGATCAGCGTGACGACCGCGGACGACGGCGGGTTCTTCACCAGCGGGCTGTCGGTCGTGGTCCACCCGCGCAGCCCGTACGTTCCCGGGTTCCAGGCGCACTTCCGGTACTGCGAGTCCGAGGACACCTGGTGGTTCGGCGGCACCGTGGAGCTCCTCCCGTGCTACGGCTTCGCCGAGGACGCGGCGCACTTCCACCGGGTGCTCAAGCAGCACTGCGACACGCTCGACCCCGCGTTCCACGCGCAGGCGAAGCGCACCGCCGACGACCGGTTCCGGCTGCCGCACCGCGACGAGCCGCACGGGCTCGGCGGCATCGCCTTCGACCACCTGCGCCCGGCCGGTCCGCACGGCTGGCGGCGCGGGGCGGCGTTCACGGCGGCAGGCATCGCCACGATCGCCCCCGCGTACCTGCCGATCGTGCGACGGCGGCGGGACCTGCCGCACGGCGACCGCGAGCGGCAGTGGCAGCTCCACCGCCGCGGCCGGTACGTCGAAGCCGCGCTCTTCCGCGCCGCGTCCGCCGGGCGCGCCGACGCCGAAGCGATCCTGCTGGCGCTGCCGCCGATGGCGCGGTGGGAGTCCGGGTTCACGCCGGAGCCGGGGAGCCCGGAAGCGGAGCTGGCGGCGTTCCTCGTGCCGCGCGACTGGGCGGGCGAAACCGCCGCGACGGTCGGCTGA
- a CDS encoding PPOX class F420-dependent oxidoreductase — protein sequence MREMSREEWWKFASEGTRTGKLGLVRANGAAIVTPIWFLLDETPDGDELVFTTGTDTLKGKAIARDPRISLVVDDQEPPYSYIQFTAEARLTHDYDEMLAWATRLGGRYMGAERAEEYGKRNAVPEESLVRAKITKVIARAEIAG from the coding sequence ATGCGTGAGATGAGCCGCGAAGAGTGGTGGAAGTTCGCGTCCGAAGGCACCCGGACGGGCAAGCTCGGCCTGGTGCGGGCCAACGGCGCCGCGATCGTCACCCCGATCTGGTTCCTGCTGGACGAGACCCCGGACGGTGACGAGCTGGTCTTCACCACCGGCACCGACACCCTCAAGGGCAAGGCGATCGCCCGCGACCCGCGGATCTCCCTGGTCGTCGACGACCAGGAACCGCCGTACTCCTACATCCAGTTCACCGCCGAGGCGCGGCTGACCCACGACTACGACGAGATGCTCGCCTGGGCGACCAGGCTGGGCGGCCGGTACATGGGCGCCGAGCGGGCCGAGGAGTACGGCAAGCGCAACGCCGTCCCCGAGGAGTCGCTGGTCCGGGCGAAGATCACCAAGGTGATCGCGCGGGCCGAAATCGCCGGCTGA